A section of the Triticum dicoccoides isolate Atlit2015 ecotype Zavitan chromosome 7A, WEW_v2.0, whole genome shotgun sequence genome encodes:
- the LOC119330244 gene encoding uncharacterized protein LOC119330244 isoform X2, which translates to MDSAGGDPFYVVRKGDVIGIYKNLADCQAQVSNSVCDPSVTVYKGYSLRKDTEEYLAARGLKNALYSINAADARDELFDDLAPCPFQQPDGTSTLKRPQETETGPSKKHPKVAEQEPLPDSHLSCILEFDGACKGNPGKSGAGVVVRRSDGSVIAQLREGLGIATNNAAEYRALLLGLRYAAKKGFKYVRAQGDSKLVCNQVQDLWRVRNDNMADLCKKVKELKGNFLEFQINHVLREFNSDADAQANFAVELPVGEIQEQSNFTC; encoded by the exons ATGGACTCTGCCGGCGGCGACCCGTTCTATGTCGTCCGCAAGGGGGATGTCATCGGTATCTACAAGAACCTCGCTGACTGCCAAGCTCAAGTCAGCAATTCG GTCTGCGATCCTTCTGTGACTGTGTACAAAGGCTATTCTCTGCGTAAAGACACCGAGGAGTATCTCGCTGCGCGCGGGCTAAAGAATGCTCTGTATTCCATTAATGCAGCAGATGCAAGAGATGAATTGTTTGATGATCTGGCTCCCTGCCCTTTCCAG CAACCTGATGGAACCTCTACTTTGAAAAGGCCACAGGAGACG GAAACCGGACCATCAAAGAAGCATCCCAAAGTCGCTGAACAGGAGCCATTACCTGATAGTCAT CTGTCCTGCATTCTTGAATTTGATGGTGCTTGCAAAGGAAATCCCGGGAAATCAGGCGCCGGTGTAGTAGTAAGGCGGTCAGATGGATCTGTG ATTGCTCAACTACGTGAGGGTTTGGGTATTGCAACGAATAACGCTGCTGAATATCGTGCATTGCTCCTGGGGTTGAGATATGCTGCTAAGAAGGGATTCAAGTATGTTCGTGCTCAAGGCGATTCTAAGCTTGTCTGTAACCAG GTCCAAGATCTCTGGCGTGTTAGGAATGATAATATGGCTGACTTGTGCAAGAAAGTCAAGGAGCTGAAGGGAAATTTTCTTGAGTTTCAAATCAACCATGTGTTGAGG GAATTTAATTCGGATGCTGATGCCCAAGCTAACTTTGCTGTTGAACTTCCTG TTGGTGAAATTCAAGAGCAGTCAAACTTCACATGCTAG
- the LOC119330244 gene encoding uncharacterized protein LOC119330244 isoform X1 → MRSCYSSSSLCGISRAAWRHAVAGTLTLSGIRHQHQHGLRYLPLRPPVPPIALGLAERFFSSSSPKRSTKRSAAKKATPPPMDSAGGDPFYVVRKGDVIGIYKNLADCQAQVSNSVCDPSVTVYKGYSLRKDTEEYLAARGLKNALYSINAADARDELFDDLAPCPFQQPDGTSTLKRPQETETGPSKKHPKVAEQEPLPDSHLSCILEFDGACKGNPGKSGAGVVVRRSDGSVIAQLREGLGIATNNAAEYRALLLGLRYAAKKGFKYVRAQGDSKLVCNQVQDLWRVRNDNMADLCKKVKELKGNFLEFQINHVLREFNSDADAQANFAVELPVGEIQEQSNFTC, encoded by the exons ATgaggagttgctattcttcttcttctctctgTGGGATTTCTAGAGCGGCGTGGAGGCACGCGGTGGCCGGCACCCTGACTCTGAGCGGCATCCGCCACCAGCACCAGCACGGTCTGCGCTACCTGCCCCTCAGGCCTCCCGTGCCGCCCATTGCCCTTGGCCTCGCTGAGcgcttcttctcttcctcctcgcCCAAGCGCTCCACCAAGAGATCCGCCGCGAAGAAGGCCACGCCGCCACCGATGGACTCTGCCGGCGGCGACCCGTTCTATGTCGTCCGCAAGGGGGATGTCATCGGTATCTACAAGAACCTCGCTGACTGCCAAGCTCAAGTCAGCAATTCG GTCTGCGATCCTTCTGTGACTGTGTACAAAGGCTATTCTCTGCGTAAAGACACCGAGGAGTATCTCGCTGCGCGCGGGCTAAAGAATGCTCTGTATTCCATTAATGCAGCAGATGCAAGAGATGAATTGTTTGATGATCTGGCTCCCTGCCCTTTCCAG CAACCTGATGGAACCTCTACTTTGAAAAGGCCACAGGAGACG GAAACCGGACCATCAAAGAAGCATCCCAAAGTCGCTGAACAGGAGCCATTACCTGATAGTCAT CTGTCCTGCATTCTTGAATTTGATGGTGCTTGCAAAGGAAATCCCGGGAAATCAGGCGCCGGTGTAGTAGTAAGGCGGTCAGATGGATCTGTG ATTGCTCAACTACGTGAGGGTTTGGGTATTGCAACGAATAACGCTGCTGAATATCGTGCATTGCTCCTGGGGTTGAGATATGCTGCTAAGAAGGGATTCAAGTATGTTCGTGCTCAAGGCGATTCTAAGCTTGTCTGTAACCAG GTCCAAGATCTCTGGCGTGTTAGGAATGATAATATGGCTGACTTGTGCAAGAAAGTCAAGGAGCTGAAGGGAAATTTTCTTGAGTTTCAAATCAACCATGTGTTGAGG GAATTTAATTCGGATGCTGATGCCCAAGCTAACTTTGCTGTTGAACTTCCTG TTGGTGAAATTCAAGAGCAGTCAAACTTCACATGCTAG